Proteins from a genomic interval of Desulfobacterales bacterium:
- a CDS encoding HD domain-containing protein — protein sequence MRSNKGTYINKIRDGRAVTGLFLVKEVSRAETKNGKPYLILTLMDSSGEIGARLWENVDRLQPSCPAGGIIAIHGQAQAYKGVVQLKIDTLEAVDAAAVDMGLFLPATDLDIPAMIAELQDLVKGVTEPFLKKLLQAFFQDPAFLDRFQQAPAAKSIHHAYLGGLLEHTLAVARLAGRIVDLYPGLDRSLLLSGALLHDIGKVEEFSYDVYPFNYTDQGRLVGHLVLGAEMVGARAIKIRDFPRELLVRVQHLVLSHHGQHEFGSPTLPMISEAFVLNFIDDLDAKLNYIGQLEGRLSEPGYQWTDFQRILERFLFLRGRGQEQDPSSTTAAELPEDSGNAPQETRQQKLFGL from the coding sequence ATGAGATCGAACAAGGGAACATATATCAACAAGATCCGGGACGGCCGGGCGGTGACCGGACTATTTCTGGTCAAGGAGGTCAGCCGGGCCGAGACCAAAAACGGCAAGCCCTACCTGATTCTCACCCTGATGGATTCCAGCGGCGAGATCGGGGCCCGGCTCTGGGAGAACGTTGACCGGTTGCAGCCGTCCTGCCCTGCCGGCGGAATCATCGCCATCCATGGTCAGGCCCAGGCCTATAAGGGGGTAGTCCAGCTGAAGATCGATACCCTGGAGGCGGTTGATGCGGCCGCCGTTGATATGGGGCTCTTTCTCCCGGCCACTGACCTGGATATCCCGGCCATGATTGCCGAGCTCCAGGACCTGGTCAAGGGGGTGACCGAGCCTTTTTTGAAAAAACTGCTTCAGGCCTTTTTCCAGGACCCGGCTTTCCTTGACCGGTTCCAGCAGGCGCCGGCCGCCAAATCCATCCATCACGCCTATCTCGGCGGCCTGCTGGAGCATACCCTGGCCGTGGCCCGGCTGGCCGGCCGGATCGTTGACCTGTACCCCGGGCTTGACCGCTCCCTCTTGCTCAGCGGGGCCCTGCTCCATGATATCGGCAAGGTCGAAGAGTTCTCCTATGACGTCTACCCGTTCAACTATACCGACCAGGGCCGACTGGTGGGCCACCTGGTGCTCGGCGCGGAAATGGTCGGGGCCAGGGCAATAAAAATCCGCGACTTTCCCCGGGAACTGCTGGTGCGGGTCCAGCACCTGGTCTTGAGCCACCACGGCCAGCACGAGTTCGGTTCGCCCACCCTGCCGATGATCAGCGAGGCATTTGTTCTCAACTTTATCGATGACCTGGATGCCAAGCTCAACTATATCGGTCAACTGGAAGGCCGGTTGTCCGAGCCCGGGTATCAGTGGACTGATTTTCAGCGGATCCTGGAGCGTTTTCTCTTTCTCCGCGGCCGCGGGCAGGAGCAAGACCCGTCGTCAACCACGGCTGCGGAACTGCCTGAAGACAGCGGCAATGCGCCCCAGGAGACCCGGCAACAAAAGCTGTTTGGCCTGTAA
- a CDS encoding AIR synthase-related protein encodes MLARIEVGLKPAFNDSFGEQTRKRIAADLNLAVDTVRTIKAFTVEADISPEQLEKAAAGPFSDPVTQDYSLAALALRNQFEFDWLIEVGFRPGVTDNEGRTAAQALGLLLGRKLGRDEAVYTSTQFLLSGNLDQEKTEAIARKLLANELIQRFTVMDRASFVQANGIQPFAPKVVGGNRIQVVEIDLDVSDEELIRISRHGVLALTMEEMKLIRNYLARPGVKAERGARGLGEKVTDVELEVLAQTWSEHCKHKIFNGNISYEDAETGTSSRITSLFDTYIRNVTKEIRRDMGADDWCLSVFKDNAGVIRFNPDWNMVFKVETHNSPSALDPYGGALTGIVGVNRDPFGTGMGAKLICNTNMFCFASPFYDKPLPARLLHPKRIFEGVRQGVEHGGNKSGIPTVNGSLLFDDRYAGKPLVFCGTVGIMPALVNGQPSEHKQADAGDIIVMTGGRIGKDGIHGATFSSEELNENSPATAVQIGDPITQKKMFDCLLKARDLGLYRCITDNGAGGLSSSVGEMAEDCGGFELHLEKAPLKYAGLQPWEIFISEAQERMTLAVPPEKLDAFIGLCDKMDVEATVLGTFTDTGKFHILYEGKTIAYMDMDFVHGGLPPMEMVARWEPPSHSEPQFPDQPDLGRELKKMLARLNICSKEYVVRQYDHEVQGGSVVKPLTGIANDGPGDAAVIRPLLDSFEGLVISHGVCPRYSDIDTYHMAACAVDEAIRNALCVGAGLKVMAGLDNFCWCDPILSEKTPDGPYKLAQLVRANQALARYAKAFGVPCISGKDSMKNDYLVGGTKISIPPTLLFSVMARIDDVRLAVTMDAKREGDLVYVLGMTYDETGASEYAARHGGVGMGVPRVREAEALPRYQALNRAMTAGLVASCHDCSDGGLGVALAETAFAGGLGMEVDLARVPCREIDRDDILLFSESQSRFVVTVAPDRAPDFEQTMAATGWARIGRVVAEPHFSCTGLSGEEVLNQSIGDLKIAWQQTLNF; translated from the coding sequence ATGCTTGCCCGGATCGAGGTCGGCCTGAAGCCGGCATTCAATGATTCGTTCGGGGAACAGACCCGAAAACGGATTGCCGCGGACCTTAACCTTGCCGTTGATACCGTGCGCACCATCAAGGCCTTTACGGTGGAGGCGGACATCTCCCCGGAACAACTGGAGAAGGCCGCGGCCGGCCCCTTTTCCGACCCGGTAACCCAGGACTATTCCCTGGCTGCCCTGGCCCTGCGGAACCAGTTCGAATTCGACTGGCTGATCGAGGTCGGTTTCCGGCCCGGGGTCACTGACAACGAGGGCCGCACCGCGGCCCAGGCCCTGGGCCTGCTCCTCGGCCGTAAGCTGGGCCGGGACGAGGCGGTCTACACCTCGACCCAGTTTCTCCTCTCCGGAAACCTTGATCAGGAAAAAACCGAGGCCATTGCCCGCAAGCTCCTGGCCAACGAGCTGATCCAGCGTTTCACGGTGATGGACCGGGCGAGTTTTGTCCAGGCCAACGGGATCCAGCCCTTTGCCCCCAAGGTGGTTGGGGGAAACCGGATTCAGGTAGTGGAGATCGACCTGGATGTATCCGATGAGGAGTTGATCCGGATCAGCAGGCACGGGGTGCTGGCCCTGACCATGGAGGAAATGAAACTCATTCGCAACTACCTGGCCCGGCCCGGGGTAAAGGCCGAGCGGGGAGCCCGGGGCCTTGGCGAAAAGGTCACCGACGTGGAACTGGAGGTCCTGGCCCAGACCTGGTCCGAACACTGCAAGCACAAGATATTCAACGGCAACATCAGCTATGAGGATGCGGAAACCGGCACCTCCTCCCGCATCACCAGCCTGTTTGATACCTATATCCGCAATGTCACCAAGGAGATCCGCCGGGACATGGGTGCGGACGACTGGTGTCTGTCGGTGTTCAAGGACAATGCCGGGGTGATCCGCTTCAATCCCGACTGGAACATGGTCTTCAAGGTGGAGACCCATAACAGCCCCTCGGCCCTTGATCCTTACGGCGGGGCCTTGACCGGCATCGTCGGGGTCAACCGCGACCCGTTCGGCACCGGCATGGGCGCCAAGCTGATCTGCAATACCAATATGTTCTGCTTTGCCTCGCCCTTTTATGATAAGCCCCTGCCGGCCAGATTGCTCCATCCCAAACGGATCTTCGAAGGGGTGCGGCAAGGGGTGGAGCACGGCGGCAACAAGAGCGGCATCCCCACGGTCAACGGTTCGCTCCTGTTTGACGACCGGTATGCCGGCAAGCCCCTGGTCTTCTGCGGCACCGTCGGGATCATGCCCGCCCTGGTCAATGGCCAGCCCTCGGAGCACAAGCAGGCCGATGCCGGCGACATCATCGTCATGACCGGCGGCCGGATCGGTAAGGACGGCATCCATGGCGCCACCTTTTCCTCTGAGGAACTCAATGAGAACTCGCCGGCCACCGCGGTGCAGATCGGCGACCCGATCACCCAGAAAAAGATGTTCGACTGTCTGCTCAAGGCCCGGGACCTGGGCCTCTACCGCTGCATCACCGACAACGGCGCCGGCGGGCTCTCCTCCTCAGTGGGGGAGATGGCCGAGGACTGCGGCGGCTTTGAACTGCACCTTGAAAAGGCGCCCTTGAAATATGCCGGACTCCAGCCCTGGGAGATCTTCATCTCCGAGGCCCAGGAACGGATGACCCTGGCAGTGCCGCCGGAGAAGCTGGACGCCTTCATCGGTCTGTGCGACAAGATGGATGTGGAGGCCACGGTGCTCGGCACCTTTACCGATACCGGCAAATTCCATATCCTGTACGAGGGGAAAACCATCGCTTACATGGATATGGATTTCGTCCATGGCGGCTTGCCGCCAATGGAGATGGTGGCCCGCTGGGAACCGCCCAGCCATAGCGAGCCCCAATTCCCCGACCAGCCCGACCTGGGCCGGGAATTGAAAAAAATGCTCGCCAGGCTGAACATCTGCAGCAAGGAGTATGTGGTCCGCCAGTATGACCACGAGGTGCAGGGCGGCAGCGTGGTCAAGCCGCTCACCGGGATCGCCAACGACGGCCCCGGTGACGCGGCCGTGATCCGGCCCCTGCTCGATTCCTTTGAGGGGCTGGTGATCTCCCACGGGGTCTGTCCGCGCTATTCGGATATCGATACCTATCACATGGCGGCCTGCGCCGTGGACGAGGCGATCAGGAACGCTCTCTGCGTGGGCGCCGGCCTCAAGGTAATGGCCGGGCTCGACAACTTCTGCTGGTGCGACCCGATCCTCTCGGAAAAGACCCCGGACGGACCCTACAAGCTGGCCCAGCTGGTCCGGGCCAACCAGGCCCTGGCCCGCTATGCCAAGGCCTTTGGCGTGCCCTGCATCTCGGGCAAGGACAGCATGAAAAACGACTACCTGGTGGGCGGTACCAAGATCTCGATCCCGCCGACCCTGCTCTTCTCGGTAATGGCCCGGATCGACGATGTCCGCCTGGCGGTTACCATGGATGCCAAAAGGGAAGGCGACCTGGTCTATGTCCTGGGCATGACCTATGATGAGACCGGGGCCTCGGAATATGCGGCCCGGCACGGCGGGGTGGGCATGGGTGTGCCCCGGGTTCGCGAAGCAGAGGCCCTGCCCCGTTACCAGGCCCTGAACCGGGCCATGACCGCCGGCCTGGTGGCATCCTGTCACGATTGCTCTGACGGCGGTCTGGGCGTGGCCCTGGCTGAAACCGCCTTTGCCGGCGGTCTGGGAATGGAGGTTGATCTTGCCAGGGTGCCGTGCCGGGAGATTGACCGGGACGACATTCTTTTATTTTCCGAATCCCAGAGCCGGTTCGTGGTCACCGTGGCCCCGGACCGGGCCCCGGATTTTGAACAGACCATGGCCGCCACCGGCTGGGCCCGCATCGGCCGGGTGGTGGCTGAACCGCATTTCTCCTGCACCGGGCTTTCCGGCGAAGAGGTGCTTAACCAGTCCATTGGTGACCTGAAGATCGCCTGGCAGCAGACCCTGAACTTTTAA
- a CDS encoding YggT family protein, producing the protein MFVLSNFLMSLANIISIVISAYIWVVIGRAIISWVSPDPYNPIVRFLNEVTEPVLSRIRRLIPAFAGGIDFSPMILILALLFLRSFLVPTITGIARSIGH; encoded by the coding sequence ATGTTCGTTCTCAGTAATTTTCTGATGTCCTTGGCCAATATCATCAGTATCGTGATCAGCGCCTATATCTGGGTTGTTATCGGCCGGGCGATTATCTCCTGGGTGAGTCCCGATCCCTACAACCCCATTGTCCGTTTTCTCAACGAGGTGACCGAACCGGTCCTTTCCCGGATCCGGCGGCTGATCCCCGCATTTGCCGGGGGGATCGATTTTTCACCCATGATCCTCATCCTGGCCCTTCTCTTTCTCCGCAGTTTTCTGGTGCCGACCATTACCGGG
- the holB gene encoding DNA polymerase III subunit delta', with protein sequence MHPYSFANIIGQDKAKNLLITSFSRKKMAHAYLFRGPDGVGKKRLALTMAAFINCNHPRGTDVCGNCSSCRKFNADSHPDLLHIRPDGAGIKIKQIRELKHALTFPPFEARTRVVILEDVHTMRREAANSLLKTLEEPPADNLLILTADESGVLLPTIVSRCQVIPFHALPYELVAQALCRDHDLDPAGGATLAALSEGSLGRAGLLLDQELLDLRQELIENLVRLSPADPESVGMILRLAERAAALKEQLGELLGMLKTWFRDLMLLAGGGPQELVTSQDLAAILDTAGRRWNMAELQAKLKMIQRAEKELHRNCNRTLVCEVLFWGLL encoded by the coding sequence ATGCATCCCTATTCCTTTGCCAACATCATCGGCCAGGACAAGGCCAAAAATCTGCTCATCACCTCCTTTTCCCGGAAAAAGATGGCCCACGCCTATCTGTTCCGCGGCCCGGACGGGGTGGGCAAGAAACGGCTGGCCTTGACCATGGCCGCCTTTATCAACTGTAACCACCCCCGGGGAACTGATGTCTGCGGCAACTGCTCCTCCTGCCGGAAGTTCAATGCCGACTCCCACCCGGACCTGCTCCATATCCGGCCGGACGGCGCTGGGATCAAAATCAAGCAGATCCGGGAGTTGAAGCATGCCCTCACCTTTCCGCCCTTTGAGGCCCGCACCCGGGTGGTGATCCTTGAGGATGTCCATACCATGCGCCGCGAGGCGGCCAACAGCCTGCTCAAGACCCTGGAAGAACCGCCGGCCGACAATCTGCTGATCCTGACGGCCGATGAGTCCGGGGTCCTCCTGCCCACCATTGTCTCCCGTTGTCAGGTGATCCCCTTTCATGCCCTGCCCTATGAACTGGTCGCCCAGGCCCTGTGCCGGGACCATGATCTGGACCCGGCCGGTGGTGCCACCCTGGCGGCGCTGTCCGAGGGCAGCCTGGGCCGGGCCGGGTTGCTGCTGGACCAGGAGTTACTGGACCTGCGGCAGGAGTTGATCGAGAACCTGGTCCGGCTATCGCCGGCAGACCCGGAGTCAGTGGGGATGATCCTGCGGCTTGCGGAAAGAGCGGCCGCATTAAAGGAGCAGTTGGGCGAACTGCTGGGCATGCTCAAAACCTGGTTCCGCGACCTGATGCTCCTTGCCGGCGGCGGCCCGCAAGAGCTTGTCACCAGCCAGGACCTGGCCGCCATCCTGGACACGGCTGGAAGACGCTGGAACATGGCGGAACTACAGGCAAAGCTGAAAATGATCCAACGGGCTGAAAAGGAGTTGCATCGCAACTGTAATCGCACCCTGGTGTGCGAGGTCCTTTTCTGGGGGCTCTTATAG
- a CDS encoding sigma-54-dependent Fis family transcriptional regulator, with translation MEQVTAAWSAENYESYLEFYVKILPRLMSAERCTIYITELGTENICSKFGTGLAEKQIRPPREGSIAGRTISSGKGIIANDLDQRKGYHKLVEEETGYISRNMVCTPIKGATIVGITGAIQVINKEGGFTKEDLALLGEVASYLSLSIESAILNEEILKISSQLNQEVDRLDTGYFHDRLFIAESKAMREVMEMARLVSNTPVNVLIQGENGTGKELVARTIHQGSDRHSNAFIAVNCATIPEQLMESEFFGYEKGAFTGANRSRSGRFEEAGGGTLLLDEIADMPLAIQPKFLRALQEGEGTRLGGSKVIRYNFRLISATNKDLNAEVESGRFREDLFFRLFSVKITIPPLRERREDIIPMATAFLEDTCERFHKKLGGYSAEVLHLFMEYDWPGNVRQLHSEVERLVALTSENEKIQATTCSQEIAAGKRENPAERITSLAIPDQVKQLEIRLMEEALKKTRGNKLKAAALLGITRQGLHKKMKRYNLGS, from the coding sequence ATGGAGCAGGTCACAGCCGCATGGTCTGCGGAAAATTATGAGTCTTACCTGGAGTTTTATGTAAAAATTCTGCCCAGACTCATGTCGGCGGAACGATGCACCATCTATATTACCGAACTCGGCACGGAAAATATCTGTTCGAAGTTCGGTACCGGACTGGCAGAAAAACAGATCAGGCCCCCCAGGGAGGGAAGTATTGCCGGCCGGACGATCTCTTCCGGCAAAGGGATCATTGCCAATGACCTTGACCAGAGAAAGGGATACCATAAGCTGGTTGAGGAGGAGACAGGCTATATCTCGCGTAACATGGTCTGTACTCCCATCAAGGGAGCGACCATTGTCGGTATAACCGGCGCAATTCAGGTTATAAACAAGGAAGGAGGGTTTACCAAGGAGGATCTGGCCCTGCTCGGCGAAGTTGCCTCCTACCTTTCCCTGTCTATTGAAAGCGCCATCCTTAACGAAGAAATCCTGAAAATTTCCTCCCAGCTCAACCAGGAGGTGGACCGGCTGGATACCGGTTATTTTCATGACCGTCTTTTTATTGCTGAAAGCAAGGCCATGCGTGAGGTGATGGAAATGGCCCGGCTGGTAAGCAACACCCCGGTCAATGTTCTCATCCAGGGGGAAAATGGTACGGGCAAGGAACTTGTCGCCCGGACGATTCACCAGGGAAGCGACCGTCACAGCAACGCTTTTATAGCTGTCAACTGTGCGACAATACCTGAACAGCTCATGGAAAGTGAGTTTTTCGGGTATGAAAAGGGGGCGTTCACCGGAGCCAACCGGAGTCGCAGCGGCCGGTTCGAGGAGGCCGGCGGCGGCACCCTGCTCCTTGACGAGATTGCCGATATGCCCCTTGCCATCCAGCCCAAGTTTCTTCGCGCCCTTCAGGAGGGAGAAGGGACACGGCTCGGCGGCAGCAAGGTCATCCGTTATAACTTCCGGCTGATCAGCGCCACCAATAAAGACCTCAATGCCGAGGTCGAATCAGGCCGCTTCCGTGAAGATCTCTTTTTCCGGCTCTTTTCCGTAAAAATAACCATCCCGCCGCTCAGGGAGCGAAGAGAGGATATCATCCCCATGGCCACCGCGTTTTTAGAAGATACCTGCGAACGCTTTCATAAAAAGCTTGGCGGATACTCGGCCGAGGTTCTGCACCTGTTCATGGAGTATGACTGGCCGGGCAATGTGCGGCAGCTGCACAGCGAGGTGGAGCGTCTGGTTGCCCTTACCTCTGAAAATGAAAAGATCCAGGCAACCACCTGCTCCCAGGAAATAGCGGCAGGCAAGCGGGAAAATCCGGCGGAACGAATCACCAGCCTCGCCATTCCGGATCAGGTGAAACAGCTTGAAATAAGGCTGATGGAAGAGGCCCTGAAAAAGACACGGGGCAACAAGCTGAAAGCGGCCGCCCTGCTGGGAATTACCCGCCAGGGGCTGCATAAAAAGATGAAACGGTATAATCTTGGTTCTTGA
- the metG gene encoding methionine--tRNA ligase — protein MSFYITTPIYYVNAQPHLGHAYSTIVADTICRFKRLCGEDVRFQTGTDEHGDKVVEAAEKAGEEPREYTDRISGMFRRAWPLLAIEPDNFIRTTDPEHIETVQAILQQVFDRGDIYRGNYSGLYCKGCERFLTEKELVDGNCPDHLAPPKKITEQNYFFRMHRYQEWLIDHIRNNPGFITPERYRNEVLSFLEDPLEDLCISRPTSRLTWGIPLPFDQEFVTYVWFDALINYLTGIGFPGGPDFARYWEGAEHVIAKDILKPHAIYWPTMLKAIGLKPYKKLHVHGYWNINETKMSKSLGNVVRPGELVERYGVDTVRYFLLREMSFGLDSSFSSEGIIARRNSDLANDLGNLFSRSLTMLAKFADSRVPAPGAGEDIDRELAAAATRMVAEYTGLMNDFAFNRALRTVWEVIALANKYIVVNAPWELAKDPARQERLATVLFHLAETLRLLALVLQPVMPETATRMSKALGIKTAADLCSQGSWGLSIPGTAITTVPSLFPRLDKEGESKPTRAEAAKQPDRAGKGVDEASLISFDHFKKLDLRVAEVVAAEKIKKSDRLLKLTVKVPEERTVVAGIAEFYQPEELIGRQVIMVVNLKPVKLMGVASQGMVLAAKSDGKLVLATVSGPVAAGSKIS, from the coding sequence ATGAGTTTCTACATCACCACCCCTATATACTATGTCAATGCCCAGCCCCATCTCGGCCATGCCTATTCGACCATTGTTGCCGACACCATCTGCCGGTTCAAGCGGCTCTGCGGCGAGGATGTCCGCTTTCAGACCGGTACCGACGAACACGGCGACAAGGTGGTGGAGGCCGCGGAAAAGGCCGGCGAGGAGCCCAGGGAGTACACCGACCGGATCAGCGGAATGTTCCGCCGGGCCTGGCCGTTGCTGGCCATTGAGCCGGACAATTTTATCCGCACCACCGACCCGGAACACATCGAGACGGTCCAGGCCATTCTCCAGCAGGTCTTTGACCGGGGCGACATCTACCGGGGCAACTACTCCGGGCTCTACTGCAAGGGCTGCGAGCGATTTCTCACTGAAAAGGAGCTGGTTGACGGCAACTGCCCGGACCACCTGGCGCCGCCCAAAAAGATCACCGAACAGAACTACTTCTTCCGGATGCACCGGTACCAGGAATGGCTCATCGACCATATCAGGAACAACCCCGGGTTCATCACCCCGGAACGGTACCGCAACGAGGTACTCTCTTTTCTTGAGGATCCGCTGGAGGATCTCTGCATCTCCCGGCCCACCAGCCGGCTGACCTGGGGCATTCCCCTGCCCTTTGACCAGGAGTTTGTCACCTATGTCTGGTTCGACGCCCTGATCAACTATCTCACCGGCATCGGTTTTCCCGGCGGGCCGGATTTTGCCCGCTACTGGGAAGGCGCCGAGCACGTTATTGCCAAGGATATCCTCAAGCCGCACGCCATCTACTGGCCCACCATGCTCAAGGCCATCGGCCTGAAGCCCTACAAAAAACTCCATGTCCACGGCTACTGGAATATCAACGAGACCAAGATGTCCAAGAGCCTGGGCAACGTGGTCCGGCCCGGCGAACTGGTCGAGCGGTACGGGGTGGACACGGTCCGCTACTTCCTCCTGCGCGAGATGTCATTCGGCCTGGATTCATCCTTCAGCAGCGAGGGGATAATCGCCCGCCGGAACTCGGACCTGGCCAATGACCTGGGCAATCTCTTCAGCCGCTCGCTGACCATGCTGGCCAAATTTGCCGACAGCCGGGTGCCGGCGCCCGGGGCCGGCGAGGATATTGACCGGGAACTGGCCGCGGCTGCGACCAGGATGGTTGCGGAGTATACCGGTCTGATGAACGATTTTGCCTTTAACCGGGCCCTGCGAACGGTCTGGGAGGTAATTGCCCTGGCCAACAAGTATATCGTGGTCAATGCGCCGTGGGAACTGGCCAAGGATCCGGCCAGACAGGAGCGGTTGGCCACGGTCCTCTTCCACCTGGCCGAAACCCTGCGACTGCTCGCCCTGGTCCTGCAGCCGGTGATGCCGGAAACCGCAACCAGGATGAGCAAGGCCCTGGGTATCAAAACCGCGGCTGATCTCTGCTCCCAGGGAAGCTGGGGGCTCAGCATACCGGGCACCGCCATCACCACCGTGCCGTCGCTTTTTCCGCGGCTGGACAAGGAAGGAGAAAGCAAACCGACCAGGGCCGAGGCTGCCAAACAACCGGATCGGGCCGGGAAAGGCGTGGATGAGGCTTCATTGATCTCCTTTGACCACTTCAAAAAACTCGATCTGCGGGTGGCCGAGGTGGTGGCGGCGGAGAAGATCAAAAAATCGGACCGGCTCCTGAAGCTCACGGTCAAGGTCCCGGAAGAACGGACCGTGGTTGCCGGGATTGCCGAGTTCTACCAGCCGGAAGAACTGATCGGCCGGCAGGTGATCATGGTGGTCAACCTCAAACCGGTAAAGCTGATGGGGGTCGCCTCCCAGGGCATGGTCCTGGCGGCAAAAAGCGATGGCAAGCTGGTGCTTGCCACCGTGTCCGGACCAGTGGCCGCGGGCAGCAAAATTTCTTAA